CAGAGACTGAGCCGGAACAGGAACTTTTCATGTGTAGATCTGACCGTCCACCATGTGCACAATGCGGTCGCTCTTTCCGGCCAGATGCTCGTTATGGGTAACGATGACAAAGGTGACTTTTTTCCTCCGGTTGAGATCGCGCAGCATCTCATGTACCGACTCTCCGGTGGCGGTATCCAGGTTGCCGGTGGGCTCATCCGCAAAAACGATTTTCGGATTCATGCAGAGGGCCCTGGCCACGGCCACGCGCTGCTGTTCTCCGCCGGACAGCTCTCCGGGCTTGTGGTCGGTGCGGTCTGCAAGCCCCACGTCGGAGAGAAGCTCTATCCCCCGTTCCATGCATTGATGCCGGGGTTCTCCTGCGATCAGAAGAGGCATGATCACATTTTCCAGAGCGGTAAATTCAGGGAGGAGATGGTGGAACTGGAAGACAAAACCGATGACCCGGTTACGGAAATCGGCAAGTTTGTCGTCATTCAGGGAGAAGACATCGGTTCCTTCATACAGGACCTTACCGCCGCTGGGATGCTCCAGGGTCCCTAATATATGAAGGAAGGTGCTTTTCCCCACACCCGAGGCCCCGCAAATGGCCATCATTTCACCCGCGCGAATCCTGATGTTGATCCCCTTCAGCACG
This is a stretch of genomic DNA from Nitrospirae bacterium CG2_30_53_67. It encodes these proteins:
- a CDS encoding ABC transporter ATP-binding protein; this encodes MTTDNNHILVEVTDLRKSFRAGPESLGVLKGINIRIRAGEMMAICGASGVGKSTFLHILGTLEHPSGGKVLYEGTDVFSLNDDKLADFRNRVIGFVFQFHHLLPEFTALENVIMPLLIAGEPRHQCMERGIELLSDVGLADRTDHKPGELSGGEQQRVAVARALCMNPKIVFADEPTGNLDTATGESVHEMLRDLNRRKKVTFVIVTHNEHLAGKSDRIVHMVDGQIYT